TATTCAAAGAAAAATGATTTTTCTTCCAGATTTTGTGAAAGAAATGAACAAGAACAGTAAACTATTACAAGTAAAGGAGAAATAATAACCTTTCATTCTGCATATGCTTGCTTATCAGCGAGACAAATGTATGACTTGAAGCAAACTTTTCATATAAAATGTGAAGTTCAGCTTACCCTACGAATTAGGTGCTTTTAAATATCCAGCCTATCTTTTATCAATTAGCGTTCAAAAGTTAGCAATCATATTACAGTCTGGAACAATTAGTTGTTTAGACGGTCCTGTTTATTGGAGCAGTGGAAAAAAAGGACTCCTAATGATCCCATAAAGTTGCTTTTAATTAAGTGTGAAATTGAAGATCCTGAAAGTAAGGTTTTATCCTTCTTCTCTGTTTCATTGTTATAGGTGATTGCAGTCAAAGACTGAATTCGGCAACCCCAATAATCTTTAGGAAGTACCCCATTGAGCACATGTTGAAATATGGGAAACTAAACAAGTTTCACAGCCTGGGACCCTCAACCCAAAATATATTTCGCTATCTTCATTTAAAAGTTTGGTACGAAAGTACCTGAGTTGAAAGTGCTAAACATCTACATATATGTGCACAGATGGGTTCTCTTGCAATAAACAGAAATCCCAAGCAGGAAAGAATTGAGCTCCAACACCTGTGCTCACTACAGTGAAATTTAGCTACAATTGGCAATACTGCGAATGTACTTTGTTCAAGAAATCTTCTGCACCAAAATTCAGAATAAAGGTTTAACCTACCCACATACACAAAAAAAAGTCTTAACACTTTTAATAGAGAACACAAGAGGCAAATTTGGACAAAAGAAATGACGGGGGTAATAAAACAAGGAAGGTTagaagtacattaaaacatcgctggagaggaagagggaacCTTTATTGTAAATGTTGGAGGACAGGGATTTCTCAACTCTCATAAAGAACATTTGTTTTTCAGCATGACTGTGGGTTCTGGGGTGGGGAGCTGTTTGTATCGAGATCTGCAGTAATTGCATATTAAATCTGCCTGAAAGCTCTCTTGCTGCAACTCTGATAGCACAGCATGAGAATCATGACATTACTGCCACAAATATGGAGTTTCACCTCTCTGGATCTGCCATCTACTGCACTTATTTTGGAAGTGTACCAGTATTTCTATTATCCCTGCAGGTTTTATTTTGCTCCCACATTTGTCTCGGTGGCAAGTGACCTGAAACATTCAAGGTTCTCTCTGCAGACTTGAGTACAAAGATATCACCAGACAAGATTTTGCTACCGTAGCCTTTTCCCAACTAAATGACACATAGCATAGGGGAACTGTAAAGAAAGCGAAATCTGGAAAGCCATTACGGCCAGGGTGGGTCTTGGATCTAGTGGCAGTGCTTCGGGGAAGTAAGTTTTTCACGCATAATAATTCTGCCCCAACTTCCTAGGGATTCCTCTTAAAACCTTGATTCTGACATTTAACACAATTTCTCAGGAAGCGGTGATAAAatatttatcacacacacacgttcCTTAGCAGCTTCCCTCCCCGTTTAAAAAACGTTGCTCATTTAATTTTTATGGCCAATATACAAAGGGAAGCTTTTGCATGCCCACTAGGACTCCTGAGCCAGGTGTCTTCCATTTTCATCTCACAGCACTCACTCCAAGGCCTCCAAAAGCTGCTGCCAGCGGAAAGACCTGCAGTCTCATGATACATTGCCTGATCTTCTGTGACTCAGGTTCAGAGATGAAGGGCCTGGCAGAACTGGCATTGGGTTGGGGTTGGGAAAGGGAATGGCACCTGGGAAGGGAAGTGTCTGTTGGACGAGCCATGTGGACCTGTGGCAGGTGTGGGATGGGGAGAGCGATGTCATAAGCCAAGAAGAAAACAGCTTGCGTTTTTTATCCAGAGCTTTCAACCTGAGATTTTTCTCCTGGCAAACCTCAGGAAGTGCGTAAAACTTTCACATCTCGAAACCTGAAACCTGGCAGTCCTCATCAGAACTTGAACTGAAAACTGGGCTCACCTTTAGAACTGAAAATAGGTATATCCAAGAGAAAATGCTTAGCCAGCATGTCTTTGGATTCTGACCGATCTATTCAAATTGTTGAGTTTGCTCTACTCCATGTGCCTAGGCTGGAGAATAATAAGTTAAACACATACACATAAAATCCACTTAATGGATAAAATGAATCCATAACCAAAATGTCATGGTCACCCCAACTTTCATGTACATCAAGCATACATAGAGATATTTTAACAGACATGGGGGAGGCATATACACATGTAAGAACCGTAGATGTTTTTAAACATTGAACAGCTTTCCCAAGACTTACACTCTAAGCCCTTTACCTTACAAAAAATAAGATGTTAATCTTCattctgtttttaaagaaaaaatatatcgTTACTGGAAAAATTTCCTTAAATAtagccattttcttttttaaaaaaattgctctgGTTGAAGACCCTATTTACAAAGGAAAGTCATGCAAATATTCAAAGGTTTTAGAAGTTAGATAAACTCTGCCCTGTGCATCTTGCTTGAGGTTGTGAGGAAAAATGAGTGTCGTAGAAGAGCACAACTTACAAATATGTGGAACTCTTTAGTGATAGTCAAAAACAAAAAGTTAATAAAATGTTATGAACAAACAGAACTATGTATACCTGTATTCATacaccattttgtttttaaaaaaaccataaccCAAATTGGCACATTAGGTAGAAAGGACACTCTTATCAATACAACTAGGCTAACTTGAAATTTGTAAGTGATAACCGTAAAATTTGGTTTAACACATAAActtgactttgaaaaagaaaccTTTGCATTATaagctttttttatttataaagtaaCTTTGTTATAAAAATTATCAGTGAAAGAACTTctgttttaaaaattacttttctGTTAGTCAGAATTATCAAATGACTGAGGCACTAATACTGAACCGGGTGCTGTacttcacatggaaacaatgtCTTAACAGCCAGGGGTGTCAAAGACAGCGTCAACATTCAGTCTCATGTCAATTCCCGCTTGCAAAGTCTCTTCCCAGAAAACAGACTTTTCAACAAAAACAAATCCAGGTGGGTCATATGTAGAGAAGGGAAGCTAATCTAAAAAAGTTTTGCATAACCACAATAGCCTAAGAGCAGCATTCAATGCCGTGTGAGGCTTtgacttcctttcctcctcccaagcAACACTCACAtacccacacacacccctgctctGGAATATCCACCAACCTTCTGGGACAAATTTCTGCAGCACACAAATTTCTGTCCCACAGGTGGAAGGACACTACTGGATTTAACTCTCTATCTCCGGGgatatgcactttaaaaaaaaagcttttaaatgaaataaaagccaAACAAAAATCCCTGTCCATTATTTTCTTAGGTTTCTTCCTCAACCATTATCTGTAGATCTGTTTTGACTTAAAATGCCAAGTAGCATCTTTCAGAACTTTTGTCTGCCGCAGCTTTATTTCCATTCATTCCCAATATTTTCACAACTATCCTGTGGGGTGACAGAGAAGCCAGGCATAAGAAATCTATTCCATTCTAAAATCCCTGTGTAGTTTTAATTTCAATGAGGGGACAGAAATATTGCTGGTGTGCAGCATTCTGGATGAATGGTTCTGTGCGGCCCTGGGAAGCCGTAGATTAATCTGCTTTcaaaggggtggaggtggggggggggacagcacgAACGAGTGCACATCAGCAGAGATAAAACCAACacgattggggggtggggttagaGAGTAATTTCGCAAACCTTCTACTTAGTCTTATACTTCTTCCCATAATTTACAGtgtaatcctgtgcatgcttattcagaagcaagtcccgttGTGTTCGGTGGGAATTACCCCGAGGAAAGTGCGCTTAGTCCAGGACAGCAAAATTCTATATGCATACTTACCTGagaacaagccccactgaaaacaaCGGGAATTTACTTTGGAGTAGGCAGGTCCTACTGTGACAGTctcactgatttttttttctgtgtTATATGGCTTGTCACAGATTACACTGAAATACAATTCCGTTTAATTTTTTGATCCTAGCTCTTGGGCTTGGATCCAGCGACCACACATTACAAGCTGAAGGCACTTCTGCTAACGTCGTGAGGCTGTCCAATTTCCCAACTGCAGTTCCCCCCCAAACTGACTCCAGATGTTAGGGATCCTCCAGAGCAGCAGGGTGCCTGTGTAGAGCTGTGTAGACAAGGAAGGGGGGAGGACTGGTGATCCTCGCACACACATGCAAGGGATGTCTTCTGCTCAAGGGACGCAAGCCATTGTGGAGTAAAGTTTTGGTGGGTTTCTTGTCAGCTAGGTATGAAAAGCTGAGTCTTATGTACAAGGCAAATGTATTCACTTCCGAAACTTAGTGCACTACATTCCCTTCAGGTAGAATAACGTACAACTCAAgttcaacatttctctgctgtGGCAAAGATGCAAGGGAGCCTATTAAACAGGACCTTTTAGtgctttcaaacaaacaaatacacatttttttgtaaCTTCTACATAATAGAACAGTGCAATGTGCAGCATGCCACCAGAGCAGCAACGTGAACAGTTTGTACGCTTGTTGTCGGACCTTGAACTTGTTCAGTTTCTAGCTCTGGCGCAGCAAAAGGTTTCTGAAAAGCCCTCCCACTTTCCACCTCTTCGGCCTGTTCTTGAGTGCCTCTTAGTAGGGAAAATCAACATCCATGTCGGTGTGGTTTGGGAAACACTTCACAGTGCAAAGCAGATTTTTGCCTCCAGTAACCTCCTTAATTTTTTCACTTTGGATGAAGCCCTTGAGTGGTTCCCTGCCTCTCTTCAGAAATGTCCACCCCCACAATAGCTGCGTCATTCAAAAGTGTCCCCTTGGGTTCGCTTGCCGCCTTTAACTTTTTAGCATCAAGCTTTTCTTTCTTAAGGTGCTTTGCTACAGTAGCTTTCTTTGTTTGATGCCTGGAAATGGACAAGCCAGAGGATTTTGCAGCACAATAAATCTTTCTCATCCTCCCCTCCCTTGCCTGAGTTGTAGTCCTGGGTGGCTGTTTCCGGATCCCTCTCCGAATGAGGCAACGCCTTACAATAGCTAGTCCTGCAGCTTTTTTTGAAAACCCTGGCTCTCGACTACTGTCCTTTCTCCTCTGCCTATTGAAGGGAGTTAACCTAAAGTCACCGTCCCGCTGGGATCGGTGGGAGTTCAGTGGTGAAAGAACTAGGTGCTTATAGGATTTCTCTGAACTGCTACATACCAGACACTCAGACTTCTCTGGGGAAACAGAAGAGTCGTCCGTCTTATGACTTGAATTCTTATCTTTCTCCTTAACTGGATCCGGCGTGAGAGGTGTTGACGAACCATTGAAATCTGGTGAATTGAAGGACTTTGGTGCTATGCATTCATACTGCGTATCGGCTCGCTTCTTCCCGTTTGCATCAAGGCTGAGACTCCTGAATAGCTGCCGGACATGCGAAGCCTTCTTTGCCTTTCCTCCAGCGACACTCCTGGGAGGAGTTTTTAAAACTCGGTTCGTCAGTGGGTCATAATACTTAATAGAAGTCTGTTTGTATTTGTACCTTATGGAGTCCTTACTATCTGTGGAGTTGTAGCATCTTctccttttgggaatgtcttCAGCGTTGCTCCTAGACAATTTCATCTCTGGACAGGAAAGAACATAGACTGTGGTTTGGGGCTGCAAAGGGTTCAGAATTTTGGTGTAAGACTCAGGAAGCTTGAGGGCACAGAGCCTAGTTTTCATGGTGGGTGTCTTCTCATTCTCTGACCATACAAAGTAACCTTTCGGATCTGGCTGCTCATGGTCTCTTCTAATGGTTTTGTGTTTCACTATGGGATAGTTCAGCAAGCTAGTTTGTGTGCCATGGCTAACCTTGACTACTTGGCATCTTGAGGCAAGGCGCCAAGTCCTTTTTTGAGGCTTCTTTACTGTTTCTGGAATGTGTTGTGTTTCTGAGGCAGCAGGAGAGTTGCTGAAGTCAGAGCCAAATTCCGGAAGGCCTTTATCCGACACAGCCTCCAATTCCTCCGCTGCAATTGCActgattttcctttcttcttcttcttcttccttcttcttccttgttGTTGCACCATTAGCCAAGGACTTGGAATTAAAGTGGCAGCGGAAGCGACCTTCCCTGAAATCCCGCACAAGGGCTTCGATTTTCATATCATCTTCGTACATGATCTGGGACCATGTCTTTCCTACAAAGGAAGGAGGCACATGGGGCAAAGCTGGGAGAACTGGTTCTTGATGATGAATGGACACATCTGCTTCTGGTTCTGGTTCTGCTTCTGTTGTTTGCTGCACAGAGTTATTTTGAAGAATGGAACTGAGCTGGGAGCAATACTTCTCATCTTGTAAATTTACTTGAACCTCTTTGAGCAATTCTAGATTTTTAACAGCTGCCTTAGGCAGGTGTGCTCCTGACTGAGCATTTGCATCACAATCAAAGCTTACATCTGATCCATGAACACTGCTGTGGTCCAGAAGTGACAGGATATTTACGCATGGGTCCATCTCTTCGTCTCTGAGAGGCAACTCTTTGGGAGAAGTTTCACAGCACTGTCTCAGAATGACTTCGCCAATGATTTCATCTACAGAAGTTTCTGCGCTTCTGCTCAGCTGGTTTTCTTTTCCCTCTGAAAACTGGGGAACTGCTTGAAAACTCAGCGAGTTACCGGTACCCACAGGGTTGCTGGAGTCCCTGAGACAGAAGTCGGAGATCTGAGTTTCATCCTGAGCCTGTAAGCcaccttgttttaaaaaaacctgacctGAGATTAAAGAGTTGCCTTGATTACACACAGGACTCTCTTGTGAATGTGAAACAGTTCTTGGGGGAGACTGCAAAACAGGGCTCAAATTTGGAATCGGTAATCCATCTTGTGAATGTGAAACAATTCTTGGAGGAGACTGCAAAACGGGGCTCAAATTTGGAATCGGTAATCCATCTTGTGAATGTGAAACAATTCTTGGAGGAGACTGCAAAACGGGGCTCAAATTTGGAATCGGTAATCCATCTTGTGAATGTGAAACAGTTCTTGGAGGAGACTGCAAAACGGGGCTCAAATTTGGAATCGGTAATCCATCTTGTGAATGTGAAACAGTTCTTTGGGGAGACTGCAAAACGGGGCTCAAATTTGGCATCAGCAATCCATCTTGATCGCATATGCTCTGCTTGGTTTGCTCACACCTGTTCTGTGAAGCCAAATCTGGTATTACTGAATGCCTCACATTTTTTGCAAGCGTTGGAGGGGGTGGTGAGTGGCTAATGGATGATGGGCAGGCTAAGGGGTTCACTGCTGCAAGTGGGGTTTTATGGCTACTACTTTCAGTCGGAGTTCCATCTGCTGCAACATGATTTCTTGTAGTGCAAGAGATGTCTATAGTTTGCTGCGAAGTTCCTTGGCTGcgcactttccccctttcttctagCGTatggagaagtgtgactggcccaggagCCTCTTTCAGTTCCTCGTGTGATCTCTGGGAAGTCAAGCAGCCTGACTCCGCAGTCAATGCACTGTCGGTGCTCGGTTCTTCTCCCTTGCTAATGGCACTTTCCTTCTCCAGCACTTTCACCGGCAAAAGAGCCTCATTCCTGGGAAGAGGTTGGGAGTTGCTGATAGGTATGTCGTCGTGAGTCGGTCtggggaagggagaagaaaacTCACGTAAACGTTGTAAATACACTTAACACAAAACTGGGCTTTGCAGCTATGGGATTAAGAGCCCCAAGAGTTAATAAAACAGGAACTACTCTTATAGtcgtcatctccaggcttgactactgtaatttgctctacgcggggctgccctagaagctgtcccagaaactccagcgggtgcagaatgcagcagcgaggctcctcacagggtctctgccatgggagcatattcacccagtgcttttcaagctgcactggctcccagtggagtacagggtcagatttaaggtgctggctttgacctttaaagcccttcacggcctaggaccctcgtacctacgggaccgcctctcccggtatgccccacggagagcctcaaggtccatgaatagcaacaccctagtggtcccgggccctaaggaagttagattggcttcaaccagagccagggccttttcaactctggctccggcctggtggaacgctctgcctcatgagaccagggccctgcaggatctgatttctttcctgtaagacagagttgttccgcctggcctttggcttggagccaatttgattccctcctgctctttcttttttcttttcctttctcctcctgcgatgaggctacattttaatattttaatgtttcaatattttaatgttgtattttaattttgtttttaagttgtattcattcaacttgattttattattgcttgttagccgccctgagcccggtcttggctggggagggcggggtataaataaaaattattattaaaattattattattatcagtacaATCAGAACTTCAGCTGCAAGTCAAATTGGGCCACCAACAAAAACACTCCTTAATAACTGCCCCATAACTTACAGGTTTGAACTCTGAAATTCATGGACGGTAATGTTTTATTTAAAGCCCATTAATGTTACTGTACtgttaatggtcaggggtacctttaccttttaatgttacTGTATAATggtgagggaagggagggaagcacGGAGATTCTGCTGCCTAGGAAAAACTGCAGCACTGTTCCCAGAACTACTACTAGTGCCAAGACTCT
The nucleotide sequence above comes from Podarcis raffonei isolate rPodRaf1 chromosome 1, rPodRaf1.pri, whole genome shotgun sequence. Encoded proteins:
- the ZDBF2 gene encoding DBF4-type zinc finger-containing protein 2 translates to MFDRNKQADEASAASAQHIERRGNEGSLQQERGSSMQAPELAGPGVPVIQNRQGYCNCCHVHYSNLEQHVYSTQHRHFATYCRNRTGTTSLMERFLQDVLRHHPYRYHDNRPTHDDIPISNSQPLPRNEALLPVKVLEKESAISKGEEPSTDSALTAESGCLTSQRSHEELKEAPGPVTLLHTLEERGKVRSQGTSQQTIDISCTTRNHVAADGTPTESSSHKTPLAAVNPLACPSSISHSPPPPTLAKNVRHSVIPDLASQNRCEQTKQSICDQDGLLMPNLSPVLQSPQRTVSHSQDGLPIPNLSPVLQSPPRTVSHSQDGLPIPNLSPVLQSPPRIVSHSQDGLPIPNLSPVLQSPPRIVSHSQDGLPIPNLSPVLQSPPRTVSHSQESPVCNQGNSLISGQVFLKQGGLQAQDETQISDFCLRDSSNPVGTGNSLSFQAVPQFSEGKENQLSRSAETSVDEIIGEVILRQCCETSPKELPLRDEEMDPCVNILSLLDHSSVHGSDVSFDCDANAQSGAHLPKAAVKNLELLKEVQVNLQDEKYCSQLSSILQNNSVQQTTEAEPEPEADVSIHHQEPVLPALPHVPPSFVGKTWSQIMYEDDMKIEALVRDFREGRFRCHFNSKSLANGATTRKKKEEEEEERKISAIAAEELEAVSDKGLPEFGSDFSNSPAASETQHIPETVKKPQKRTWRLASRCQVVKVSHGTQTSLLNYPIVKHKTIRRDHEQPDPKGYFVWSENEKTPTMKTRLCALKLPESYTKILNPLQPQTTVYVLSCPEMKLSRSNAEDIPKRRRCYNSTDSKDSIRYKYKQTSIKYYDPLTNRVLKTPPRSVAGGKAKKASHVRQLFRSLSLDANGKKRADTQYECIAPKSFNSPDFNGSSTPLTPDPVKEKDKNSSHKTDDSSVSPEKSECLVCSSSEKSYKHLVLSPLNSHRSQRDGDFRLTPFNRQRRKDSSREPGFSKKAAGLAIVRRCLIRRGIRKQPPRTTTQAREGRMRKIYCAAKSSGLSISRHQTKKATVAKHLKKEKLDAKKLKAASEPKGTLLNDAAIVGVDISEERQGTTQGLHPK